One window of Erinaceus europaeus chromosome 6, mEriEur2.1, whole genome shotgun sequence genomic DNA carries:
- the LOC103127133 gene encoding immunoglobulin lambda-1 light chain-like produces MERSHREVKLEDKCGPEIMKRRKSTSVCALIDDNGDSSAKVSGMGYKQEKGETEEGALILWGHQKQVLNADVHHGLVLSPINTLYSVQRILGPVCGDSASSVSRNLGQSITISCTGNSNNIGHSNEGKYVDWYQQFPGMAPKLLIYETTKRYSGVPDRFSGSKSGNTASLTITGLQSEDEADYYCCVGDASLSADTVLQASGEVKQKLLFTPMMSKSVALLL; encoded by the exons ATGGAGAGATCACACCGAGAAGTGAAATTAGAAGATAAATGTGGCCCTGAAATCATGAAAAGGAGGAAAAGTACTTCTGTGTGTGCTTTAATAGATGACAATGGAGACAGCAGTGCAAAGGTATCTGGGATGG GATATaaacaggagaaaggagagacagaggagggagctCTAATTCTTTGGGGGCATCAGAAGCAAGTTCTCAATGCAGATGTCCATCATGGCTTGGTTCTGTCTCCTATTAACACTCTTTATTCAGTACAGAG GATCCTGGGCCCAGTCTGTGGTGACTCAGCCTCCTCAGTGTCTCGGAACCTGGGGCAGAGCATCACCATCTCCTGCACTGGAAACAGCAACAATATAGGGCATAGTAATGAAGGAAAATATGTAGATTGGTACCAACAATTCCCAGGAATGGCCCCCAAGCTTCTTATATATGAAACTACCAAGCGATATTCTGGGGTCCCTGATCGCTTCTCTGGCTCCAAGTCTGGCAACACAGCCTCCTTGACCATCACAGGGCTCCAGTCTGAGGATGAGGCTGATTATTATTGCTGTGTTGGGGATGCTAGTCTCAGTGCTGACACAGTGCTTCAGGCCAGTGGGGAAGTGAAACAAAAACTACTTTTTACCCCAATGATGAGTAAATCTGTAGCTCTTTTACTCTAA